ATTAGCCTATATAGTTTCCCCCTCTACCTACCTCAACCCCTCCCCCCGACCccaaaaatttaaggaaaaataaaaacaatcattCATGCATGTTTCTGTCACACAGGGATCAATGGACATTTAAGTTTAGAAGCCTAGACTCTAACaacgctttaaaaaaaaagtgattaatttTAGTGCAAAGTGGACTACATAGTTTACACTTCAGCTAGGTTtctttacatatattttaaacacatttaattCTGCACATCCAATTAGGTTGCCTGATATTTTGTTCTAACTAGCTAGTCTGAATAAGGAAGTTAGAAGGGTTCTTGTGGGTTTCCTTTTGATAGAAAACTAAAGCCTATTCATAATTAGGTGCTGGAGGGGTCACACTGTACAAAGATTAGCACAATGGAGTCCTGGTTCTTAGCTAGGGTTCCTCTGTGCTACAGTAACACAGATAAATATTATTATCTAATTCACATCCATAACTGATGGATTTACTTTAATAGGAGTCACAAATGAGCCCTGATTTTTAACCAGGCTGGTGCTTTACTTGCTGAACTACACTACAGACTTCGCAGTGAATTTAGAAGGAAGCATAACATTTAAACTTACAATTCCCATAACCATAAAGAAAAGCGTGCACTGAGAACCAAAATCCTGCAGTTCTTAGGCAAGACTCCAGGAGGTTTAGTGGTAGCCTtatcagtggggggggggggggggggggaagttggattaaaaaaaaatctgagccaATAATATCAGTCTGCCACAGTGACTATAATAAGCTATGAAATACAGtacacataaaaacaaaaagtcaCCTGAACAAATAACCCAGAGAGACTTCATAGCTATGATGATTTTACCACTTTTAAGAACTcaacatattaaatatttattaaaaataaactgtttccaAATTACCTATTTACAGTACAAAGAACAATATTTAATACATGTGCAAcagaaagtaaataaaatcagTACTCATCTGGAAAGACAACACTCCAGGCATAATTTAAGTGACATGAAAACAGGTTCACCTTTTTAAAATACCATACAGTAAAAACCAGTAGGATGATATTGGAACACTAGAAAATAAAGCACATACTGTTCGGATTCAGATTATATAAGCTTGAGATAAACAACTGGGTGAtaaggggagaaggaagaaacatAAAGATGAAAAGAGATGCCATGGTGTTTGCATTTTAGAGATCAAGAAATGCAGACACACTTCAAAAATGAGTCCTTGTTGGCAAAACAAGCCGTTCACATATTTCttgcacattttaaaagtcaTACTTTATCAAAAACCGGCAGTAGTTTCATAATCcatagaaaatgagatttttttaaagtctttattTTAAAGCCTTACTTGGTTTTATTTGGGCAAGGAGATGACTACAATGTAATAGAAAGGTGTGATGTCACTTTTCTAAAATGCAACAGCTGccaagttttaaagaaaaatgtgctcTTCTCCCCGATTTAAATTGAAAAGTAATGATCAGTTAGAAGTTACCAAAATTATAGCAGCATGAACTCTAATGTATCTGCAGCATCTGTGAAGCCACAAAAATCAAGAAGTGGCACCTGATCACTGAATCATGGTTCCAAACATTTGGGCATGTCATTTTCCTAAGAGGTCAGTGTATTTTCTCATCAGTGGAGTCAGAACACTAGTTATGGTagccctttcccctcccctctgcctttcCCTCCAAAACAGACCACTCAGGTCTATCTATAAACTACATGGGACAGCTGGGCCGATTTATAGTTTAACTGATTGTTAGGCATGAATCTGTGAAGCTCGCTTTTTCTACAGCAGGGATCATAATAGTAAGCGTTGAGGCAAGTGTCACATGAGACTTTTGAACAAAACGTGCAAGTGTTTGCAGCTCCAGAGCGGTTACAAAAGCCGCAGCGCGAGGTGCCTGAAGGTTTGGATTTGGAACTGAATTGAGAAGCTCTCTCTTGACTCTGAGTCTGTGATGTGTACTGAGATTTCTCTCTTAAAGCAGATGCAGGAGACAAGCCATCATTTGGAACTGATTTGATTGAATAGGTGCTCTGTTTCACTGCTGGATATTCCTGCCTGCAGTTAAAGAGATTGTCACACTTTTGGCAAACAGAAGTGCCACAAGGTACGCCACAGTTTTGGCACTTGAGGGAAGCTGTCTCTTTGGCTAGGTGCGTGCGTTTGTGGTAAACAGGGTTGGCATCACTTTTTAACACCCATACATCAGACTTAATAGcttcttgtcttttaaaatttaaCATACTTCTAGAATCAGGATCAGTATATAAATCTAAGTCTTCTTGAGCAGAAAAATAGGAGCTATAAGGGACATTTGTTCTTAACATGCCATTGTGATGAGATGAAGTTGGCAAGAATTCATCTGAACACCCATGTGGGGAGCTTGACATTGTCAGAAGAGAGGGTGATGGACGGATAATTTCATCTTTAATGTCATCTTCTGCATCAACTAAAATTGGTTCTTTCCTGAGACTCAATGAGCTCATCAAAGGTGGTTTCTTATTTTCCCAATAATTATCATATGTGTCCACTGATTTAGAAGGCTTGCTCACTTTTGGCTTGAAATAATCTTTAGAGGCCCTTTCACTTGCTGATTTCTGAAGTACCATTCGTGCCATAGAAGTATTTAAGTTTTCTTTACACTCTGCACGTCGTTTCATGGCTTCTGAGCAACCTCGAACATCTTCACTGCTATTTTTTCGTTCATTTATGACATCAACCTCTGAATAACCTTTATCCTTCACTTGCAAGTGAATTTCAAGAAGCTGCTCACACTCCACTTTGGCCAAAAAGAGTTCAAACGAAACCATTTTCACTTGAATGGCATCGACCTGCTCTTTGAGCTTATACATTGTCCCCAATTCTTGCACATAACCCATGTAGTTCAGAATCTGCCTTACATCATCTTCAGTTAGAGCAGATTTTACATAATAAACAAAGGGTCCTGTGTAGGtctgaggaagggggaaaaaatagaggaaaactAGGTTACCAATTCAGCAGTGGACTAAATGTTCAGATAATTCAGTGATGGATACAGCATAATCAAACAGAAATAATAATGACAGTGAACACATGCAACTTCTGTGGCAAGACGAATTCCATTTCTGCATCCCTCCTGTTCAACAGATG
The sequence above is a segment of the Dromaius novaehollandiae isolate bDroNov1 chromosome 16, bDroNov1.hap1, whole genome shotgun sequence genome. Coding sequences within it:
- the SPATA2 gene encoding spermatogenesis-associated protein 2, with amino-acid sequence MDTKYKDDLFRKYVQFHECKLNASDSKQRPINDEYLRVAASALLCLPKIDPFYRFRLIKFYEMAENSLRCLKSSSLHSLHNAFSMLETVGINLFLYPWKKEFKNIKTYTGPFVYYVKSALTEDDVRQILNYMGYVQELGTMYKLKEQVDAIQVKMVSFELFLAKVECEQLLEIHLQVKDKGYSEVDVINERKNSSEDVRGCSEAMKRRAECKENLNTSMARMVLQKSASERASKDYFKPKVSKPSKSVDTYDNYWENKKPPLMSSLSLRKEPILVDAEDDIKDEIIRPSPSLLTMSSSPHGCSDEFLPTSSHHNGMLRTNVPYSSYFSAQEDLDLYTDPDSRSMLNFKRQEAIKSDVWVLKSDANPVYHKRTHLAKETASLKCQNCGVPCGTSVCQKCDNLFNCRQEYPAVKQSTYSIKSVPNDGLSPASALREKSQYTSQTQSQERASQFSSKSKPSGTSRCGFCNRSGAANTCTFCSKVSCDTCLNAYYYDPCCRKSELHRFMPNNQLNYKSAQLSHVVYR